In Glycine max cultivar Williams 82 chromosome 7, Glycine_max_v4.0, whole genome shotgun sequence, a single window of DNA contains:
- the LOC100785526 gene encoding uncharacterized protein gives MEALSFIPKDSCSLLLRPPSSSSVRTAPPLAFFKTTQHSHSHLLRLRVSALPNTDAADEPTNDFTLASQPLENLSHSETESSEDDQDAPSQMGMSWSTITAPAGSGSGGGTRAGLFRTPISGGVQSATSAHGLPRPALAVRNLMEQARFAHLCTVMSRMHHRREGYPFGSLVDFAPDSTGHPIFSFSPLAIHTRNLLADPRCTLVVQIPGWSGLSNARVTIFGDVYPLPEDQQEWAHKQYIAKHQQGPSQQWGNFYYFRMQNIRDIYFIGGFGTVAWVDVKEYETLQPDKIAVDGGEQYLKELNAIFSKPLKKLLSNETEVDDAALISIDSKGTDIRVRQGAQFNIQRISFDEGQSVETLEEAKAALRKLIHKGKVYNLQK, from the exons ATGGAAGCACTCTCCTTCATCCCCAAAGACTCTTGCTCACTTCTCCTTCGccctccttcttcttcctctgtcAGAACAGCGCCGCCACTTGCTTTCTTCAAAACCACCCAACACTCTCACTCGCACCTTCTCCGTCTTCGCGTTTCTGCTCTCCCAAACACCGACGCCGCCGATGAACCCACCAACGACTTCACCTTGGCGTCTCAACCTCTG GAAAATTTAAGCCATTCCGAGACCGAGAGTTCCGAAGATGATCAAGATGCGCCGTCACAAATGGGCATGTCGTGGTCAACGATCACAGCCCCAGCTGGAAGTGGATCGGGTGGTGGCACCAGGGCTGGACTTTTCAGAACACCCATTTCTGGTGGCGTGCAGAGTGCCACCTCAGCTCACGGTTTACCTAGACCGGCTTTAGCAGTACGCAATTTGATGGAGCAG GCAAGATTTGCTCATTTGTGCACTGTAATGTCTCGTATGCACCACCGACGAGAAGGATATCCATTTGGTTCTCTGGTTGATTTTGCACCAGACTCAACGGGTC AtccaatattttcattttctcctcTTGCGATTCACACAAGGAATTTGTTGGCTGACCCAAGATGCACACTGGTTGTCCAG ATACCTGGATGGAGTGGCTTGTCCAATGCAAGGGTAACTATTTTTGGGGATGTCTATCCACTTCCAGAAGATCAACAG GAATGGGCTCATAAGCAGTATATTGCGAAGCATCAACAGGGTCCTTCTCAACAATGGGGCAACTTCTACTATTTTAGGATGCAGAATATAAG GGACATATATTTCATTGGAGGCTTTGGTACTGTTGCTTGGGTGGATGTAAAGGAATATGAAACCCTTCAACCTGATAAGATTGCAGTCGATGGTGGTGAACAGTATTTAAAG GAACTCAATGCTATCTTCTCAAAGCCCCTAAAGAAGCTTCTATCTAATGAGACCGAGGTAGATGACGCTGCACTCATATCTATAGACAGCAAAGGAACTGATATTAGGGTCCGTCAAGGTGCCCAG TTCAACATTCAGAGGATATCATTTGATGAAGGACAGAGTGTAGAAACATTGGAAGAAGCTAAAGCTGCTCTTCGGAAATTAATACACAAAGGAAAAGTGTACAATTTGCAGAAATAA